The Gracilibacillus caseinilyticus genome segment AGACCAAAAAACAGAATGGAGCTTTGAAGAAGCTTTGCAACAATTAGAAGAAATTGTAGAAAAAATGGAAGAAGGGGAGGTTCCTTTGGAAAAAGCTATGGAATATTATGCAGAGGGATCGAAATTATCAAAAATTTGTCATGATAAATTAGTGAATGCGGAAAAACAAATGAAAGAAATCTTAAATGAAGATCAGGAACGGGTAGGTTTTGAGATACAGGAGGAGAAATAATTGCAAAGATCAATTGACGATATTTTGAAGAGTGAACAGGATAATATCAATAACACCCTCCTGAAATACATTCATCAACTAGAGGTACCAGCTCGTCTGAAAGAATCTGTTCTATATTCCATTGAAGCTGGCGGAAAAAGATTGCGACCACTTTTAATGAAATTAACCTGTGAAGGACTTGGTGGAGAAGTTGACAAAGTATATCCGGCAGCCGTTGCATTAGAAATGATTCATACGTATTCATTAATCCATGACGATTTGCCGGCAATGGATGATGATATGTATCGTCGTGGTAAGCTAACAAACCATAAGAAATATGATGAAGCTACTGCGATCCTTGCTGGTGACGGTCTTTTAACGAATAGTTTTCATCTCATCAGTACGACCAAGGCCTATACAGATGTACAAAAAGTAAAGGTCATTACTGCTTTATCCAAAGCTAGTGGATTAGAGGGGATGGTAGCTGGTCAATATTTGGATATGGAAGCTGAAAATAAGTTAGTGTCAGTGACAGCTCTCGAACATATTCACCATTTAAAAACAGGAAGATTGATTTCTTCTGCCATTGAAATTGGCGCCTATCTTGCAGATGTGACCGAAGAGAAAAGAGAAATAATGAAACGATTTGGTGATTGCCTTGGACTTATTTTTCAAATTCAAGATGACATTTTGGATGTTGAAGGAGATCAGGAGTTAATTGGTAAACGCGTCGGAAGCGATATAGACAATGATAAGAGCACATACCCAGGGTTACTTGGGATTGAAGGGGCAAAGCAATATAAAGCAAGGCTGATGGTTGAAGCAGCAGATTGCTTACAAGAAACGGGTTTGGAAAATACAGATTTAGCGGTAATCAGCACATATTTGAGTGAACGTGATCAGTAAATATTGAGAAAAAATATAATTCATGTTATATTAAAGGTATGTTAAGGGATGGTGCAGTATTCTAGTCAATCCCCCGTTTCTGAAGGCGGGCCTAAAAATCCGCCAAAGGGCACATCGATGAAGTTCCTTGTGTTGGCTTGAGGCGCCCAGCCTTGGGTCGATGCTGGGAGTTAAGGTTGAAGGGCGATCCACAAAGGCATGTGGGCGACGACCCTTCTTCCGCGGAGGCCCATCTCTGTATAGAAGACTTAGCCAAGTATTCTGTATGGAATGGGGTATGAACCTATAAAATAAGGATCAGGGAATCCTTATTTGTAGCGTAGCCTGCCTTGAGTGGTACGAAGGGGATTATAGGCAACAAAGTATCTAAACTGGATGGCCACTAGCTTGGATATGTTTATCTATATGAAATTCGTACTGCAAAAGAGGCTAGGAAACGGCGAAAGATTGTCGAGGAAATCTCCTAGACTGTTCCATAAGGACATTTAAAAGGGATTATAGTGTGGACTAAGTGGTAATCCAGTCTAGCGTCGGGTGACTGCGCTAAGGCAGGTTTAAAGGGGAACCGCCAGAATGGCAACATTCGGTACCTGTTTGGGAAAACCTACTGGACCTAAGCCGCAGTTTTTACCTTTTAAATGACCATTCCATTTCCTTATACATAATGTAACCAATTGATGAGGTTTTTATATGGATAAAAAACAATTACAAAAGTCGATAAAATTTAGCTTAAGCATTGCCGTTATCACGTTTGTGTTAGCGGCTATTTTTTCCGTGGTGTCATCTTCTATTTTAAGCGGGGTTTCTTCCATAATTGGATTAACTATTGTGCTTATTATTGTATTTACTGGTGTGTTTTTTGATATGCTAGGAATAGCGGCTACAGCTGCAGATGAAGTACCATTTCATGCAATGGCAGCAGAGAGGGTAAGCGGTTCCAAGCAGGCGATTCTGGTTGTGCGTAATGCGGACCGTTTTGCGAGCTTCTGTAATGATGTTATTGGTGATATTTCGGGTATAATAAGTGGTACAGCCTCTGCAATTGTAATTCTGCAAATTGCCAATAATTTCGGATACAGTGAGGGCAGCACATTTCAATTAACAATTAACGTAATACTGACCAGTCTTGTTGCAGCACTGACAGTTGGAGGAAAAGCACTTGGGAAATTTTTAGCAATTAACTCTTCCACGAAAATTATCTTCTTCGTTGGTAAAATAATTGCATTTTCTGAAGAAAAATTTAAAATAAAGATATTGTCGAAATAGACAAAGTTTTGAAAAATAGTAGGGAGGATTCCTTTATGGATCTAACCAAGATGAAGAATCCAACATTTCTAAAAGAATTAAACAATGAAGAACTTGAGGTACTTGCACACGAAATCCGTCAATTTTTAATTCAAAAATTATCGGTTACGGGTGGTCATTTGGGAGCGAATTTAGGTGTCGTTGAACTTACATTGGCATTGCATAAGCAATTCAATAGCCCAACAGATAAATTTCTGTTTGATGTAGGACATCAATCGTATATCCACAAAATGCTAACAGGCAGAACGGACCAGTTTGATACGTTAAGACAGTATAAAGGTTTGTGTGGCTTTCCTAAAATGAATGAAAGTAAACACGATGTGTGGGAAGCTGGACACAGTTCCACTTCGTTGTCAGCAGCAATGGGAATGGCGATTGCCAGAGATATGAAAAATGAAAATTATTCAGTGATACCCATTATTGGTGACGGTGCTTTAACTGGTGGTATGGCATTAGAAGCATTAAACCATATTGGACATGAACAAAAGAATCTTACAGTAATTTTAAACGATAATGAAATGTCTATAGCAGGAAATGTCGGTGCGTTACATAATGCTTTAGGCAGAATGCGCAGTGCAGGCAAATATAACCGAGTAAAAGATGAATTAGAAGTACTCTTAAAAAGAATTCCTGCAGTTGGTGGCAAGATCGCACAAACTGCTGAGCGTGTAAAAGATAGCATGAAATATTTTATGGTTCCAGGCATGTTGTTTGAAGAATTTGGATTCACCTATTTCGGTCCTGTTGACGGACATGACTTTAAGGACTTAGAAGAAAATATTGCATACGCAAAAAAAACAGAAGGTCCTGTGATTGTTCATGTCATCACACAAAAAGGAAAAGGTTACCAGCCAGCTGAAACGGATCAGAAAGATAAATGGCATGGGGTTGGACCATATAAAATTGATTCTGGTGAGAAAATTAAACCGGCAAACGCTGCTCCTGCATGGAGTCAGGTAGTCAGTGATACCTTAGAAGAAATAGCAGGGAAGGATGATCGATTAGCCGTTATTACCCCTGCTATGATTTTAGGATCTAAGCTGGACAAGTTCCAGGAGAAATATCCAGACCGTTTGTTTGATGTCGGTATTGCGGAACAGCATGCCACCACTTTATCAGCGGGCCTTGCTACACAAGGAATGAAGCCATTTTTAGCAATTTATTCTACCTTCCTGCAACGTGGGTATGATCAATTGGTGCATGATGTTTGCCGTCAGAATTTAAATGTTGCCTTTGGGATTGACAGAGCAGGACTTGTTGGTGCAGATGGTGAAACGCATCAAGGTGTGTTTGATATTGCCTTTATGCGACACTTACCGAACATGGTTATTATGATGCCCAAAGACGAAAACGAGTGTCAGCATATGGTGTACACTGCTATTGCTTATGACGATGGTCCAATTGCTGTCCGCTTTCCTAGAGGAAATGGTTTAGGTGTAGAAATGGATCAAAGTCTGTCAACTATCCCGATTGGAAAATGGGAAGTATTAAGCGAAGGAACAGATGCAGTCATAGTAACTTTTGGTACGACTATAGAAATGTCTTTAGCCGCAAGTGACTATCTAAAAGAACAAGGGATTAACGTAGAGGTTGTTAATGCACGTTTTATAAAGCCACTTGACGAAGAGTTATTACATGATCGTATGAGTAAGAACGTTCCGATTCTAACAGTAGAGGAGGCAGTGCTGCAGGGTGGCTTTGGCAGTGCCGTACTTGAATTTGCTGAAGAGCATAATTATAAACCTACAATGAAAAGAATGGGTATTCCGGATAAATATATTGAGCATGGAAGTGTCAAAGAACTACTAAAAGAAATTAACTTAACAGAGGATCAAATTATCTCTGAATTACAACAATTGGTAACAATTAGTAATGATAAGCAAAAAAGGGCTTGAAGATTATGACAAAAAAAATCAGGTTAGATCAATTAATTGTGGATAGAGGGTTAAGCGAATCAAGAGAAAAAGCAAAAAGAACCATCATGGCAGGACTGGTATTTTCAGAGGGCCTCTGTTTGGACAAACCAGGTACTAAAGTAGCAGATGATATAGCGATTGATATAAAAGGAAAAGCTATTCCATATGTTGGCCGAGGAGGCTTGAAATTAGAAAAAGCGCTCGACTATTTCTCTTTGGATATACACGGTAAGGTAATGGTAGATGTTGGCTCATCTACTGGTGGTTTTACCGACTGTGCCTTGCAAAATGGTGTGAAACGCAGTTATGCGATCGATGTCGGTTATAACCAGTTAGACTGGAAATTACGCAACGACCCTCGAGTAATTGTTATGGAAAGAACCAATTTTCGCTATGTGACACCTGACATGCTGACGGAAGAAGTTCCTAATTTCGCTACTGTTGATGTTTCCTTTATTTCGTTACAATTGATCTTAGCACCACTTTATGAGTTATTAGCAAATGAGAGTTTTGTGGTTGTTCTTATTAAACCACAATTTGAAGCAGGGAAAGAACAAGTAGGCAGGAAGGGAATTGTTCGTGATCCTGCCGTTCATTTGCAAGTGCTGCGAAAAATATTGACTTTTGCTGAAACAACAGGTTTTCATATTATTGACGTAACTTTTTCACCAATTACTGGTGGAGATGGCAATATTGAGTATTTAGGTTTGTTAAAAAAATCTGCTGTGCAACAAGAAACACAAGACCTTTTAGCACTGTCAGAAAGCGTCGTGGCAGGTTCTCATCAGCAGCTAAGCAAATAAAATGGGGAGGACTACTTTTTTTGTAGTCCGTTTTCATATGAGAAATGATTGATGGAGGATGTTGAAATGAACAAAGCACAACGGCATATCAAAATACGAGAAATTATTACAGAGAACGAAATCGAGACGCAGGATGATTTAGTTGAAGAACTGCGTAGTCAAGGTTATGGAATAACCCAAGCGACTATTTCTCGCGATATTAAGGAATTGCACCTCGTAAAAGTACCAACACAAGATGGTCGCTATAAATACAGCTTACCTGCAGATCAGAAGTTCAATCCATTAAATAAGTTAAGACGATTTATTATGGATGCATTTATCAGTATAGACACTGCCACTCATTTTATAGTGATGAAGACTCTTCCGGGTAATGCGCAAGCAATGGGTGCTTTGATTGATAATTTAGGCTGGGAAGAAATTGTCGGATGTATATGCGGTGATGATACGATCCTGATTATTTGTAAAACAGTGGAAGATGCAGAAGCATTGAAAGACAAATTCTTAGACATGTTGTAAAAAAAAGGCGGTGGGTAGATGTTAACGGAATTATCGATAAAAAATTTTGCGATAATAGAGCAATTATCCATATCGTTTCAATCTGGATTGACAGTTTTAACCGGAGAGACTGGTGCTGGTAAATCCATTATTATTGATGCGCTTGGTTTACTGATTGGTGGAAGAGGATCGGTTGAATATGTACGTCATGGTGAGAAAAAAGCAGAATTAGAAGGGCTTTTTATTATAGAAGACCGTAGACACCCTGTTTACCAGAAAACAAAAGAATTAGGAATTGATATCAATGAGGACCAAATGCTTGTTATTCATCGAACTATTTCTCATTCAGGCAAGAGCATATGCCGTATCAACGGTAAACTAACGACATTAGCCATTTTAAAAGAGATAGGACAAAGTGTTCTTGATATCCATAGTCAGCATGAAACACAGGCATTATTAAATAAAGAGAAGCACTTGGAACTGTTAGACTTTTTTCATCAATCGAGTCATCCAGATTTCAAAAAATCCTATCAACACCTGTATAATCATTGGAAACAGCTGAAAGATAAGTATGAGGCAAGTAACAAAAATGAACAAGAATTGGCTCAGCGTATGGATTTATTGGATTTTCAATTAAAAGAAATCCAAAATGCTGATTTGCAGCCAGATGAAGATCAACTTCTGACAGAAGAACGAAATGAATTACAGCATTTTGAGAAAATCCACAGCAATTTAAATGATGCGTATAATGCTCTTCATGGAGAACAACGCGGTCTGGATTGGATGTCACATGCAGCCAATCATCTTGAGGAAGCTGGAGAACATCATCAAGCCGTTAAAAAAATGCATCAAGATTATATTGATCATTATTATTTAATGGAAGAGATCTCATACCAAATACGGCAACAACTTGAAAGTATGGATTATGAACCAGGTCGCTTAGAAGTGATTGAATCCCGTTTACATGAAATCGATCAGCTGAAGCGTAAATATGGGCAATCAGTGGAAGAAATTATGACGTACAGCGCAAAAATTGAAGAAGAATTGGATGAGATCACACATCGGGATCAGCATCTTGAGAATCTTTCTAATATGTTACAGGAAGCAGCTCATGATTTATTACTAGAGGCAAAAGAATTGTATCTGCTGAGAAAAAAAGCAGCTAAACAGTTAGAAAAAGCAGTTTTAGCGGAACTAAAGGATTTATATATGGATAAAACTGCGTTTGAAGTAGATATCTCTATACCTAGTCGTGAAAATGGTATTTCATTCGAAGGCAAAAAAGTTACGCCACATCCCCATGGGATCGACCAGGCAAGATTTTTAATTTCTACGAATCCAGGAGAACCTGTCAAGGATTTAGACCGTATTGCATCAGGTGGGGAAATGTCTCGGATCATGCTTGCTTTAAAAAATATTTTCTCAAAGCACCAAGGCATTACGAGTGTTATTTTTGACGAAGTTGATACCGGTGTAAGTGGCCGTGTTGCGCAATCAATGGCTGAGAAAATTCATAACATATCCAGTGGTTCCCAAGTACTTTGTATCACCCATTTACCTCAGGTTGCCTCAATTGCCGATACGCATTTAAGAATAGAAAAGATTGTAGAAAATAATCGTACCCATACAACATTGCAAGAACTAAGCTTTGAACAACGAATAGATGAAATAGGTAAAATGATAACCGGAGAAGAATTAACAACTGCATCCAAAACACATGCACGCGAACTTATCGAGATGAATCACAAACATAAATAATATTCCGAATAATCATTTCTTGAAGTGGAAAAGTTCACCCGATTTTGTTATGTTTAACGGGTTTAAAAAGCCCTCCTTAAGGTCAAATTAATGATACAGATCAAAAACAGTCTGTAAAACAAGGAGGGTCAAAACCAATGAAGAATAACTACGTAAGAAAATGTATAGGATTAATACTCCTTGTCATATTATTTGTACTCCCATGGTATTCACCATTTCAGATATACCTCTCCATCCCGAACCAAATCAAAACTTTTACACAGTCAAATGCAGTGTCTTTACCTACATTAGGTGATGACATTTCAATATCAGCAATGAACGATGATGCCGTTCAATATGCTACAGACTTAATGAATTACTCGCTTGAAGAGAGCGGTCAAGATGAAGTTACCTATACATTTGCCAATGTTCCGGTCAAAAAAGTGGATGTGGAAGTGTACGATGATTTCCGTCTTATTCCTGGTGGTCAATCGATCGGTATAAACCTGCAAACACAAGGTGTTCTGGTTGTAGGACATCATCTTGTGACCACGGAGGAAGGAACCAGTTCTCCAGGCGAAGATGCCAATATTCAAGTAGGGGATAATATTATCTCCATTAACGATAAAAAAATTACGAAAATGCAAGAAGTTGCTCCTATTGTGAAGAAAGCTGGGGAACAGCATGAATCATTAGATGTAGAGCTAAAACGTGGTGGTAAAACGATTGATACAGAGTTAACGCCGCAATATGATGTCAAAGAAGAAGACTATCGAATAGGCGTTTATATCCGTGATTCTGCAGCAGGAATCGGAACAATGACTTTTTACCATTCAGATTCAAAAAAATATGGCGCACTTGGACATATTATTTCAGATATGGATACAAGAGAGCCAGTAAAAATTGATAATGGAAGCATTGTAAGATCGCAAATCACTGATATTAAAAAAGGTGAGCATGGCGTTCCAGGTGAAAAACGTGCCGATTTCGTATTAGATGGAACAGAGATGGGTGATATTACGAAAAACTCTCCGTTCGGTATCTTTGGAACCCTCCATGAACCATTAAAAGGCGACAACTGGGCGAAACCAATGCCAATAGCCTTACCGAATGAAGTGGAAGAAGGACCGGCTAAAATTTTAACGGTTATTAATAAAGAAAAAGTGGAAGCATTTGACGTGGAGATTGTAAATGCTGTTAATCAATCTGCACCCGCAACAAAAGGGCTAATATTAGAAATAACAGATAAACGTTTATTAGATACTACTGGTGGAATAGTACAAGGTATGAGCGGTAGTCCCATCATTCAGAATGGAAAAATAATTGGTGCGGTTACACATGTATTTGTCAATGATCCTACAAGTGGTTATGGCGTTCATATTGAATGGATGCTGAACGAAGCAGGAATAGATATTTATAAATCAGAGAACAGAAAAGCAAGTTAGCGTAGAAAAGAAACAGCTATTTTAGCTGTTTCTTTTACATTATTAGTCACTAGGAAAATAATGGTTGCAGGTTATCTGATCTTTTGCTAAACTAAAAACAAAGATTTTTCGACAAACCGTGTAGAACGAAATTTTGTATATTTTTTGAACGAAAAGAAGGAATTCTATTCCTTTTGTCGAAAGTATTAATTAAGGTCAAAATAGTTAGCATAAGGTGAAGGAGGAACTTTTTGTGAAGAATTCGAATGTAATGTTGGTGGATGACAACCGTGAACTTGTTGATTTAATGAATGATTATTTAGAGGATCAGGATGATATTGCTGTGGTTGGGAGAGCATATAATGGAAAAGAATGCCTGGATTATGTAGAAGAGGTTAATCCGGATGTAATTATATTAGATATTATTATGCCTCATATTGATGGTTTAGCCGTACTATCTAAATTAAAACAAAATGAACGTACCAAGCACATAAATGTGATCATGCTCACGGCTTTCGGACAGGAAGAAGTGACGAAAAAAGCTGTCGGTTTAGGTGCGTCATATTTTATTTTGAAACCATTTGATTTAGAACACCTTGCGGAACAAATCAGGCAAGTACATGGTATCCAAACCTCTGTACATAATGATAAAAGATCTTCAGTGACAAACAGCAAAAGGTTTGATTTAGAAGCAAGTATTACGCATATCATTCATGAGATCGGTGTACCTGCTCATATTAAAGGCTATATGTATTTACGCGAAGCAATTACAATGGTGTACAAAGACATTGAATTATTAGGATCGATCACCAAAGTTCTATATCCAGATATTGCAACAAAATTTAACACAACTGCTTCGAGAGTAGAACGTGCCATTCGTCATGCTATTGAAGTAGCTTGGAGCAGAGGAAACATGGATTCTATATCATCCCTGTTCGGCTATACGGTCAGTGTATCCAAAGCAAAACCGACTAACTCAGAATTTATCGCAATGGTTGCAGACCGATTACGCTTAGAACATCGTGCTAGCTAACTAATATAATGAAACCCCCGAATTATATTCGGGGGTTTCACAATTATTGTTCATCGTCTTGTAAAGTATGCATATTGTGCATACTGCCTTGTTCAAAATATACTGAACGAGAGGGGAATGCAACAGATACATCTGCCTCTTCTAAGATCTCCATTATTTTATAATTAACATTTTGTTTTACTGTTAAATATTCATCCCAAACAATCGACTTCGTGAAAAAATAGAGCATAATATCAAGGCTGCTGTGATTATATTCGGTAAACCGGACAAATATGGTCTCTTGGTGTACGTCCTCATTATTCTCCAAATATTCTTGAATTTCATGAATGACATGCTGAATTTTCTCTTTAGATGTGCTGTATTCTACTCCAAGATTGAAGAATATTCTTCTTTTGTTCATTTCACTCCAGTTTGTAATCGGTTCATTTGATAAAGTTGAGTTCGGTATGGTAATGAGTGAATCAGCAAAGGTTCGAATGATGGTACTTCGGAAATTAATATCCTCTACAACTCCTTCAATACTGGGTGACTGGATCCAATCTCCAATTGTAAATGGTTTCTCGGTAATAATCACGACACCGCCAAACAAGTTTTTGATTACTTCCTGGGCAGCGAGTGCAAATGCTAGTCCACCTAAACCTAAGCCTGCTACAAATCCACTGACGTTATACCCGAATTCCTCTGCAATAATACTGATACTGATCATTACGATAATTACTCGTACTGCTTTGGATAAGAATGGAATTAGTATAGAATCCATTTCAAAATTTAATTTATTACTTATTTTCATGAACAAAAGTGACGTGCTTGATGACAGGTTAAACAGCCATGAAGAAATAGCGAGTATGATCGATATCTTCAATAAATGTTTATAGATATCCTTGTTTGCATCGATGTACGGAAAATAATGAATGGCGATGTAAACACCTATTATGACAAATAAGAAACGCAATGGGTGTTCGAATGCTTTTAAGGCATGATTAAGCAGTTCCGTTTTTCCTTTATTGGATAACTTTAAAAACAAGTAAAAAATGTATTTAATAAACAATTTTCGTAAAAGGATAGCCAGAAATATGACGCCGATACTAATGCCGATATTAATATAATCCTCATACGTGATAGCTTCCCAGAATCTCCAGTCCAACGTGTTACCCTCCATTTTTAGCGTTATATAAATACTTTATCATGATCAATATGTATTTCCAACTATTTATATATAGTTTCCTGCAGGTTGGACAATTTAAACACGTATAAATTTGGAGAGGACTGTTGAACGTGAGAAGAGTATTATTTGTGCTATTATTCGTTGTGTTATTTTTATTGCCGATGCAAACTGTATTTGCAGCCAGTACTTATACTGTGCAACCCGGTGACAGTTTGTGGAAATTGCTGTCAAATATCAGAAAGGATTATCCGAAATCATTGAAGCAAATGAACAAATCACAAATCCTGATTTAATTTATCCAAACCAACAAATTACGATTCCGACGATCGATGAAATTAAAAAAATCGAGCATCAAGTTATCCAATATACGAATGAGGAAAGAGAGAAAAATGGTCTTCCTAGCCTGCGAGCCGATTGGGAACTATCTCGTGTAGCACGATACAAATCGCAGGATATGCTGCAAAACCAATATTTTAGCCATACAAGTCCAACATATGGTTCACCATTTACGATGATGCAGAATTTCGGTATTTCATATTCATCTGCAGGAGAGAATATTGCGAAAGGCCAAAATACAGCATATCAAGTTGTGCAAGCATGGATGAACTCAAGTGGCCATCGCGCTAACATTCTAAATGAAAAATATACACATATAGGTGTAGGCTATGTAAAAGATGGAAATTACTGGACGCAAATGTTTATTGCGAACTAATCCAACAGACTCAAATACGCTCAATGCTTATTTGACAGTCTCTCGTCTTGAATTTTAATAAATGTACCATTGTATACATTCAAGCGCTGATATTCTCCGATATTTTTGCTTTTAGATGCTTATTTTGTTTAACAATTCAGACAAAAGTATGATAATATTTTTATGGTAGCAAAATAATTAATGGAGAGGTTAAACATGAAAGTAGCTAAATTTGGAGGAAGTTCAGTAGCAAATGCTGAGCAATTACAGAAAGTAGCATCTATTATTCAAGACGATAAAGATAGAAAAGTTATCGTCGTATCAGCACCAGGTAAACGATTTTCAGATGATATTAAAGTAACAGACATGCTTATTGAGCTTGGGGAAGCATTCTTTAATAAGCAACCGTACGACCAAAAATTACAAGCAGTATTAGAGCGGTTTCAATCGATAACAAATGAGTTAAACTTATCTGACCAGATCATCAAGGAAATTAAAGATGGGGTAGAAGGTGTATTGCATTCTGAAGATAGTGATGCTTTAAAGATGGATGCATTAAAAGCTACAGGCGAGGATTCCCTTGCAAAGGTTTTGAGTGCTTATTTACAATCGTTAGGGATTGAAGCAACATACTTAAATCCACAGCAAGCAGGAATTTTTGTAAGTGATCATCCTGGAGGCGCACAAGTGCTTGAAGAAAGCTATGATCATTTGTATCAGTTAAGAGGGCGTACAGAGATCGTCGTAATTCCTGGATTTTTTGGTTATTCCAAAGCAGGTAAATTAATAACTTTTTCACGTGGAGGATCTGATATAACAGGATCTATTGTTGCTGCAGGGGTAAAAGCGGATTTATATGAAAACTTTACAGATGTAGACTCTGTTTATTGTGTGAACCCGACAATTGTGGACAATCCAAAACAGATCACATCCTTAACGTATAAAGAGATGCGTGAATTGTCTTACGCAGGATTCTCTGTTTTTCACGATGAAGCATTGATTCCAGCATTTAAAGCAGACATTCCAGTTTGTATTAAAAATACGAACAATCCGAAAGCAATGGGAACGATTATTGTATCGAAAAAGGAACCACAACCGAATCCAGTAGTGGGTATCGCCAGTGATACAGGATTTATCAGTATCTATGTTAGTAAATACTTAATGAACCGTGAGTTAGGGTTTGGTCGTAAGCTGTTAACGATTTTAGAAGATGAAGATATCTCATTTGAGCACACGCCTTCTGGTATTGATGATATATCTGTCATTATCCGAGAGTCTAACATGACTCCTGAAAAAGAAGAACGTGTTATTACCAGAATTAAAAGAGAGTTAGATCCAGACACTGTCAGCGTTGAACGTGATCTTGCCTTGATCATGGTTGTTGGCGAGGGAATGGACAGTACAGTAGGCTTAGCAGATAAGGCAACGCATGCGTTTCATCAGGCAGATGTCAACATTGAAATGATGAACCAAGGGTCTTCTGAAGTTTCCATGATGTTTGGAATTAAAGCAGACAAAGTAAATGATTCTGTTAGAGCACTATATCGTATGTTTTTCGAATAATGGAAAAATACTTGACTAATTCTTAGTCAAGTATTTTTTGTGTTTTTAGAAGCTCTTTATTTTTTGTTTTAAATTTCTCGTTATGAGAGGATACCATGGCACTTTCATGGGACGAAGGATCAATAAATTGCTTTGCTTTATTCACTGCATTACAAGCATCTTGAAAGCATCCAGCAATTAAATGTAATTTGCTCTCGTGTTTCAGTATATCCCCAGCAGCATAGATGCCGGGAATATTCGTAGAACTGTCTGTGTTACCTTGAATTAATTGGTATTCATCCAATGCGATATTGATCGAACTATTTTCAAACAGGGAACGATCAATGACAT includes the following:
- the spoIVB gene encoding SpoIVB peptidase, which encodes MKNNYVRKCIGLILLVILFVLPWYSPFQIYLSIPNQIKTFTQSNAVSLPTLGDDISISAMNDDAVQYATDLMNYSLEESGQDEVTYTFANVPVKKVDVEVYDDFRLIPGGQSIGINLQTQGVLVVGHHLVTTEEGTSSPGEDANIQVGDNIISINDKKITKMQEVAPIVKKAGEQHESLDVELKRGGKTIDTELTPQYDVKEEDYRIGVYIRDSAAGIGTMTFYHSDSKKYGALGHIISDMDTREPVKIDNGSIVRSQITDIKKGEHGVPGEKRADFVLDGTEMGDITKNSPFGIFGTLHEPLKGDNWAKPMPIALPNEVEEGPAKILTVINKEKVEAFDVEIVNAVNQSAPATKGLILEITDKRLLDTTGGIVQGMSGSPIIQNGKIIGAVTHVFVNDPTSGYGVHIEWMLNEAGIDIYKSENRKAS
- the spo0A gene encoding sporulation transcription factor Spo0A, producing the protein MKNSNVMLVDDNRELVDLMNDYLEDQDDIAVVGRAYNGKECLDYVEEVNPDVIILDIIMPHIDGLAVLSKLKQNERTKHINVIMLTAFGQEEVTKKAVGLGASYFILKPFDLEHLAEQIRQVHGIQTSVHNDKRSSVTNSKRFDLEASITHIIHEIGVPAHIKGYMYLREAITMVYKDIELLGSITKVLYPDIATKFNTTASRVERAIRHAIEVAWSRGNMDSISSLFGYTVSVSKAKPTNSEFIAMVADRLRLEHRAS
- a CDS encoding mechanosensitive ion channel family protein, producing the protein MDWRFWEAITYEDYINIGISIGVIFLAILLRKLFIKYIFYLFLKLSNKGKTELLNHALKAFEHPLRFLFVIIGVYIAIHYFPYIDANKDIYKHLLKISIILAISSWLFNLSSSTSLLFMKISNKLNFEMDSILIPFLSKAVRVIIVMISISIIAEEFGYNVSGFVAGLGLGGLAFALAAQEVIKNLFGGVVIITEKPFTIGDWIQSPSIEGVVEDINFRSTIIRTFADSLITIPNSTLSNEPITNWSEMNKRRIFFNLGVEYSTSKEKIQHVIHEIQEYLENNEDVHQETIFVRFTEYNHSSLDIMLYFFTKSIVWDEYLTVKQNVNYKIMEILEEADVSVAFPSRSVYFEQGSMHNMHTLQDDEQ
- a CDS encoding aspartate kinase, with protein sequence MKVAKFGGSSVANAEQLQKVASIIQDDKDRKVIVVSAPGKRFSDDIKVTDMLIELGEAFFNKQPYDQKLQAVLERFQSITNELNLSDQIIKEIKDGVEGVLHSEDSDALKMDALKATGEDSLAKVLSAYLQSLGIEATYLNPQQAGIFVSDHPGGAQVLEESYDHLYQLRGRTEIVVIPGFFGYSKAGKLITFSRGGSDITGSIVAAGVKADLYENFTDVDSVYCVNPTIVDNPKQITSLTYKEMRELSYAGFSVFHDEALIPAFKADIPVCIKNTNNPKAMGTIIVSKKEPQPNPVVGIASDTGFISIYVSKYLMNRELGFGRKLLTILEDEDISFEHTPSGIDDISVIIRESNMTPEKEERVITRIKRELDPDTVSVERDLALIMVVGEGMDSTVGLADKATHAFHQADVNIEMMNQGSSEVSMMFGIKADKVNDSVRALYRMFFE